The DNA region ttttttttgtagtgagaaTTGGTGCCTTAGATTGTTATTTATGCTCTCATTATGTTTTCAGGACATCAACAGAAGATATAAAGGCTCTTAGATTGATAACAGCCATCAAAACTCCATACCTACCTGATGGTAGATTCGATGTAGAAGCGTACGATGACTTGGTGAACATGCAGATTGTCAATGGTGTTGAAGGTATTATTGTTGGTGGCACAACTGGTGAAGGCCAATTGATGAGCTGGGACGAACATATAATGCTTATTGGCCACACGGTAAACTGTTTTGGTGGATCAATTAAGGTTATTGGAAACACTGGAAGCAATTCCACAAGGGAAGCAATTCATGCTACCGAACAGGGTTTTGCTGTTGGAATGCATGGTGCCCTTCACATTAATCCCTACTATGGCAAAACCTCCAAGGAGGGAATGGTTtcccactttgaaagtgttcTATCCATGGGTCCCAGCATCATATACAATGTGCCTTCGCGGACTGGCCAAGATATTCCCCCACGTGTAATTCACACTATAGCCCGGAGTGCTTACTTGGCTGGTGTTAAGGAGTGTGTTGGAAATGATCGGGTCAAACAGTATACAGATAATGGTATAGTAGTGTGGAGTGGGAATGATGATGAGTGCCATGATTCTAGATGGAGCTATGGAGCGACTGGGGTGATATCTGTTGCTAGCAACCTGGTTCCCAGATTAATGAGGGAACTTATGTTTGGAGGAAAGAATCCTTCACTGAATGCAAAGCTCATGCCTCTGATTGAGTGGCTTTTTGAAGAGCCAAATCCCATTGGCTTAAACACGGCTCTTGCTCAACTAGGAGTTGTGAGGCCAGTTTTCAGGCTCCCATATGTTCCTCTTCCTCTGGCAAAGAGGGTAGAGTTTGTTAATTTGGTGAAGGAAATTGGCCGGGAGAATTTTGTAGGAGAAAAAGATGTTCAGGTTCTCAATGATGATGACTTTATCTTAATTGGTCGGTATTAGTTTGTTTTCCTTGTTCTGGATATTTGGTCTGGGTTTTGAAGTGCTAGTTTGTCTTTGGCTTTCTTAACCcattataaattcataaataaagttctttagattttcttttttaagtttgaacTTATTAAGGCAATAAATCTGTAGTATCTTATCGTAGGTATCAGTataatttgtgtatatataaaattttttaaaaaaaggtatCAATATAATTTCTATGGAACATGTCCACTGATTTCCTTTTTGCAGGTGAGTCTTTGTTGATTGGTAGGCCCAAATGTTTtcaatttgagttttttttgcTGCTTCTCATGATTATAGTACGGATTATCATAGATTTTGCTAAAATGCTGGAGCTCAGTCATTGAGTTAGTTGCACTTGCTAGGTTAGATTGAAGGGACATTTGAGTTGAGTTACGGAGTCTGAATTCTAAACTTAAGTTCTTCCTCAAGATGGCTGAATGTAACTTggatgcaactttttttttttgccttacttaaaaaaataaaagtgccTTGGATAGATGGATGTGAGTGTGAGTTGCTTCAGATGATAGTGTACATAGGATATAATATTGAATTTCCATTTTAGTATATTCCGATCATTGGATTCCTCTCCTGTTTCAAGAATACCTTAAAGAGGAGAATTACCTACAGCTACAGGTGTGTCTGACTTATAGGTAGGCTAAATGGGCCTGTAATTATGAAAGAGAAACTGTAGCTTGGGTGTTGAAAACCTGGCAAGTTTCTGGATTTGTTATACTTGTGTATGATTCTCACACACACTCTCTATCCATTTGCGTTTGAGAGTTCTGTATTCTGTCAAGAGTATTGTGGTTACCGTTCGGTTCTCAAATacaaaagaaactaaaatttgaatCTCTCTCGGTAGTTAGTTTAGGATCACTCAATCAATACAATCTTATTTGGTTTTGTAGCATTTAGGCTTCATGCGGTTTCTCAGCGCTCTCTAATTAGACACATATTCCAGTAATGTAAATCAATGTTttccaccttttttttcctattactTATTGCTTCATGCTCCCCACAATATTTTATGGCTGAATTTCCTCATCCACTTGCCATTGCGTTTCCTAATATTGCTTCACAAGTTAAGGGTTCTGTTAGGGCTCTGAGATTTTTGGGCTATTGTTGACTCTGAGAAAGTAGAAGTAGGAATGGTAAGTGTAGAATTTCCAGCAGTACTGACAAAAACTGCATATTCATGTGCTTGTACTTCTAAAGTTCCCAGTTTTTAATGTTGACTTTCTAATGAAAAACAGGTGCTAATGTTTTTctaatgtaaaatttattattaaaataatcgTTGAGCCAATGCCAGTTTATCAGTTAATTCATCATTCTCTTGTATTTCAAACTCTTAGGTTCTTGGAGGTTTACACCACTCACAAATAGATACACATGCTCTTTctctaaaaactcaaaaacacaggtttatatatataattagagcATCCACTGACGTGGatgcaaaatttttgtaaatttacgcatttaaaacttactttttctattttacactcatctttacaaaacactcatatcagtttgtctattatacatAGATGTGGCAAAACGAGCATGTCGGATTTGGTTTGGGTCGAGTAAATCAGGTTGCGGGTCGAGTCGGGTCACGAGTCGGGTCGAGTTGACctgtatttttcaaacaagttttttttttttttttaaatttttaaatagatGCAATCTGTCAATTATTTATAAGTTCCTTAACTGTGATTAGATTCTCATTGGTGATACTGTTACCACTTACCAATTACCACTAAATACTTGATACCCAAATTTGGTACAACTCTTGTTCCAGCTTTCTAGAAGCTAATCTTGGTATAATCTTCGATCTATTTAAAGtaggaagaaaaaatgaaggTAGCAAGTAAAGAATGACAAACTAAAATGGAGCACGtaacatattaagtaaagaagaataagtaaatattttataagaattatcTCAATCTACTCAACATTGGTAAACGTGGCAAAACAGGCAGGTCAGGTCGGGTTCGAGTCGGGTCAATCGGGTCGCGAGTCAATCGGGTCGCAGGTCAAAACGGGTCATTTTTAAACGGGTTAATCGGGTTGCGGGTCAATCGGGTCGGGTAAGAAAAACCTCTTCGTTAATATCTATATCTCCCTTATCTCAAATCTCCGCCCTTCTCTCATCCCAAACCCCCTGCCTCCACACATGCACACACCGTCACAAAGCCAAATCTCCATGGCTAGAGCTCCATGGCGATGGCCAAACATCACATAACCATCACAAAGGTAGAAACCCACATAAATTAAAACCCTGCTCTTTCTAGTTCTCTAAACCCGAATCCCACCTAGCCTAGACCACTATGGGCAAACACTATGGGTTGCTAATCAACCACCACAAACAAAAGGCTTCTAACTTTGGTTCTCTCTTAGGTTTGGGGACTTggtaattttgtttggtttttggaGTTCTAAGTTGTGGGTGTAGTTtgatttgtgttttgatttgggtttagGGGTTTGAGAAAGGTGGGATTTTTTGGCTTGGGTGTGGTGGGTGGTTGAGCGGCTTTGTCTTGTTTAGAGAAACAGTGAGTGAGTGATGAAGATGAAAATAAAGATAGAGATGGAGGTggggaaagaaaagattttgggaagaagagaaaagagaggtcTGATGAGtgggtgagagaaaaaaatattaaaaaattatttgcataGATACCGTAAcggtgtatatttacacggttactataaatatacacggttactataACAGATGAGTATATTTGCAAACTTATACACCCACTTATGTGGGTAGTTTTTGgtgaaaaatgtgtaaatttaagCTCTTTTTGTATTATATACTATTATACACTATACACACTGGTGTGATTGCTCTTACATGCATAGTTGTTGCATTCTACATTAAATTCCATGTAATACTCAATTAAGGACTCATAGTTGTACTATGATACATTATAATCCATGCATGTATTACTCATAAAAAGGCTAATAACCCATTTTTCCTTTATTCATTCCCCACCCTAGCTAATTATTCAAAGAACTTAAGTTAACTCCAGAGTCCagacaaccaaaaaataaaagtaaagaaaaggaaaataaaacagAGGAGAGAGAATACATTGAGATGAGACTCCCCCAAAAGATCAGAGAACAGAGGCCCCTATTCCTTCCTATTCTTCTAATTAGTTTCTGCAAAAagcagtatatatatatatattcatattagCGATTGTTGTTGCTGTTTCTGTTGTTGAGAGATCTTTGTTTGGAGCTGAAATAACAGGGCCTGATTCTCTTGGTGAAGCAGCAAAGCTTTCTGTCTCAGCTTCTCGTTCTCTTCTATGATGCTTCGGTTTACCATGAACAATTTCAAGTTCTTCATTTCCATCTTCACTGCTCTCACCCTTTTattcttctttgcttcttctttcAAAACTCTTCTCCTGTTAGTGTACACAACTTTGTTGTCAGAGAGGGATAtacagacagacagacagacagacagacagacagaagagagagagagagagagagagagagagagagagagtttacaAGGAAAGAACCTGTTAAGCCGGCGAACTCTAAGGTTGCGTCTCTTTGACAGCCTTGGATGTCGAAAACTAGACCAAGTGTTAGTGAACATCTTGTTTTTTTCTCTGAAACTTCGTTTCTTGACTTGAGAAAGAGGTACTTCGATTCTGCAataaaaagagagggagaaagtgAAAGCTATAAGAGAGAATTTTGGTTCGTAAGAGAAGGGCTCCTTGGACTTTAAATAGGAGAGTCGTTATTAGTAAGAGTCATACAGCTCAGATATGTGTTTGTATGGGcacatggagagagagagagagagagagagagagagaggcttttCGTAGCAATGATGGCACAAAGTCTCATGATTACAAAGGCCATCGATAGGTGTAGaatgcagaagaagaagaaggcgaAGAAAAAGGCTTCCCATTCTTTGGCCTTTACGAATACTTTTTAACTTAATTTCATATATAGTCCAACTATTTAACTTGTGGGTTTTTGGTTAGGGCACACAGAATAGGACCATACCCCTTCCCAAGTTGGACTGTTGGGGTTACTTTTtttgaattatagaactttCCCCTTCAGTTTCAAGATCGTTAGGTCCTTATTAACAGCGTAGGGGTCTGCCTCAAAATGGGAAAGATACATGGTATTTTAGTCTATGTAATCATTACAGTGGAAAAAACATATGACATAATTTTCAACTAAGCCCCTGCATTTACTCCAGggtagtaaaataaaaaataattttttttttacttttaacacCAACCATGTACACAGTTTGCACACGTTatgtttaaaatgtaaacattcttaaaaaatatgaataataaTATTCACATTTTATACATGACGAGTGAACACTGTTAATTTGAAGAAGATATCGTTATCCAATATAAAATGAGTCATCATGTGATTACTTGC from Castanea sativa cultivar Marrone di Chiusa Pesio chromosome 6, ASM4071231v1 includes:
- the LOC142638265 gene encoding 4-hydroxy-tetrahydrodipicolinate synthase, chloroplastic-like gives rise to the protein MAALKSDSLSLRGLALQFARPSSPDNYKRNAKWRSPQAAVIPDFHLPMRSLEVKNRTSTEDIKALRLITAIKTPYLPDGRFDVEAYDDLVNMQIVNGVEGIIVGGTTGEGQLMSWDEHIMLIGHTVNCFGGSIKVIGNTGSNSTREAIHATEQGFAVGMHGALHINPYYGKTSKEGMVSHFESVLSMGPSIIYNVPSRTGQDIPPRVIHTIARSAYLAGVKECVGNDRVKQYTDNGIVVWSGNDDECHDSRWSYGATGVISVASNLVPRLMRELMFGGKNPSLNAKLMPLIEWLFEEPNPIGLNTALAQLGVVRPVFRLPYVPLPLAKRVEFVNLVKEIGRENFVGEKDVQVLNDDDFILIGRY